One segment of Podospora pseudopauciseta strain CBS 411.78 chromosome 5 map unlocalized CBS411.78m_5.2, whole genome shotgun sequence DNA contains the following:
- a CDS encoding uncharacterized protein (EggNog:ENOG503PBDQ): protein MNSIPTDIRDADAIIRVCSYHRRDFDLVVVRSRPHDMQLVQTSLQAAFGTLPTAKLGIFNHLPVELMFLVLRNLDIRSFFYFRQINRQARVLSTGLYEYQLVSKYGLEGLRGLLRAGLAHCFTIVDLYRPLITDKCLTCGGFGGFLFLFTAERCCFDCLQSSAHYRVLPPSTFAKLIYISLSRLLHLSGPTLQTVPGTYNMMDIPARRPKYLILEENATQMLLAAKAISQDATRNLRIRREQPEQRLMAATAYPCYSLENAKLERGVSCKGCQVRLELLRGDSHRLARDRTFSIQGFLSHFTVCVEAQHIWAESEDGTRPVNEPELTRRCGYFTRLGSDGLPR, encoded by the coding sequence ATGAACAGCATACCAACAGATATCCGAGATGCTGACGCGATAATCCGAGTATGTTCGTATCACCGACGCGACTTTGACCTCGTTGTCGTCCGTTCGCGCCCACACGACATGCAGTTGGTCCAGACATCTCTTCAGGCCGCCTTCGGGACATTGCCGACCGCTAAACTCGGGATCTTTAATCATCTCCCTGTGGAACTTATGTTTCTAGTACTCCGTAACCTCGACATTCGTTCTTTCTTCTACTTCCGTCAAATCAACCGGCAAGCTCGCGTCCTATCAACCGGACTTTACGAATATCAACTGGTCTCTAAGTATGGCCTGGAGGGCCTGCGAGGTTTATTGCGCGCCGGGCTTGCTCACTGCTTTACCATTGTCGACCTTTACCGGCCTCTTATAACGGATAAATGCTTAACctgtggtggttttggaggtTTCTTATTCCTCTTTACCGCTGAGAGATGTTGCTTCGACTGCCTCCAGTCTTCAGCCCACTATCGTGTCCTCCCTCCATCTACTTTCGCCAaacttatatatatatctctAAGTCGGCTCCTGCACCTATCGGGGCCAACTTTGCAGACCGTGCCTGGCACCTATAACATGATGGATATACCGGCCAGACGACCGAAGTATTTAATACTTGAAGAGAACGCCACACAAATGCTTCTTGCCGCTAAAGCCATCAGCCAAGACGCAACTCGAAATCTAAGAATCCGCAGAGAGCAGCCAGAACAACGCCTTATGGCAGCGACGGCATATCCGTGCTACAGTTTGGAGAATGCCAAACTCGAGCGTGGTGTCAGTTGCAAGGGCTGCCAAGTTCGTTTGGAACTCCTCCGCGGTGATTCGCATCGGCTTGCCCGAGACCGGACTTTTTCGATACAAGGCTTCTTATCTCACTTTACAGTATGTGTCGAAGCACAGCATATCTGGGCGGAGAGCGAAGATGGAACGCGGCCTGTCAATGAGCCAGAGCTCACTCGCCGCTGTGGTTATTTCACGCGGCTTGGCTCTGACGGGCTCCCTAGGTGA